The genomic window CAAAATCAATATCCGTGGAAGCTTTTCTTTTCATCAGCAAATCCCGAACGTATCCGCCTACAATGTATACAGACTGGTTATTGCCATGAGCAACTTCAGAAATGAGTTTAAAAAGCTTTAAATTTTTATTTTGATTGAGATTGATTGTCATTATTAATCGGGATATATGATTTCAGATGGTAAAATGAAATTTTTTGCAAAGATAGTAATTAGATTAATTTTTCAGCAATTACAGAAACATCTGCAAAATTTGCTTAACTTTATGAGATAACTAAGACCTAAGACCATGAAAAAACTATTCTTCCTTATTTTCCTGTATTCTTTTTCGTTTCTTTTTTCACAGGCCAAAAATGTTCAGTATATAGATTTTGTAGATTTTACAGACACTTCCGGAGTGCAATATAATGTAATGATGGTTACGGATAAACATGAAGAAGACGGACGTGCAGATTCTACGATAAGAATTTTGTATACAACCGATGGCAATGAGCACCTGGTAGAATTTTATGCAGACTGTTATTATGAAAAATTGAAAAACGGAAATACAAAAATTTCCTTTATCCCTATAGAAAACGGTAGTGTTCAGATTATAAAAGGCAAAGATATAAGTTATAATCCTGATACATTTATTTATGAAGTTGACAGCAAAACAGGTAAGATAGCAGGAACTCAATCGGACAAAAACAGTACAACACCCAATCCGCTTGTTTATAAAAGTGCAATGTCAATCCAAGATAAACAAAACCAGACCGACAAATTCTATTTCAGAACGGAAGCCATGTATAGCCTTCTTAAAAGTTTTTACAATAAAAAAACTGATGATATCAACAAACCGTATTTTGATGCTGTAGGTTGGTTTGGAGGTGATGGTATTGCGTATCAGGCTTTCATCATATCCGTTTTTAAAGATGACAACAATTTAAATTCTATCGTAAGGATACGCTATGAAACAAATGGTGAAATTCATATCGTAGAATATGATGCGCTATCTAAGATTGCATTACAGGGTGATGATACCATCAATATCAGCATCGTTCCCAAAAATACTCCTGTAAAAATTATTAAAGGAAGCTCCGGTTATAATGCAGACAGTTTTTCCCTCACTTTAGATGCCAATGATGAGTTTTTACGCGGAAAACAATCTGACGAAAACTCTTCTGCAGATTTATCTTACATCAAGATCAGCAATAATCAAGAATTTGCGTTGAAATTTTATTCGGAAAAGGATGCAGTTTACCAAAAATACCTGAAATAAACCTATAAAAAAACGCTATTGAATTCAATAGCGTTTTTTTTATGAATATTTACTCGCGAAGAACTTTTATCCTGTTGTCGCCCCAGATTTTTATCACTGAAGAACCTGAATATTTTGAAACTTTTTCTCGGTCTTCTTCTACGGCATAATCCACAAGATCTATAATTTCAGCAGAAATATCCGAGAATTTTAACGGGCTCTTATCTCCACTAAAATTGGCCGATGTTGAAACCAACGGTTTATTTAATTTTGTAATTAATTTTTTACAGAAATCATTTTTCACCAAACGGATTCCGATACTTCCGTCTTCTGCCAGCAATTCTTTAGGCAAACCTCTTGGATTTTCATAAACGATGGTAACCGGTTTTTCACTCAGATCGATAATTTCCCAGGCCATTTCAGGAACATCCACCAAATCCTGCAATCTTTTTTCAGATTCCACCAGAATAATCATGGATTTATTCTTTTCGCGCTTCTTAATGTCAAAAATTTTATTGACAGCTTCTATATTGGTTGCGTCACAGCCTATTCCCCAGATTGTGTCTGTCGGATAAAGGATGGTTCCGCCGGATTTAAGTATGTTGATGATGTTTTCCATATTCAATAGGGGCGGGCTTTAGCCCGCCTTCAAAATTAAGCATTCATTTGGCTTTAGCCAAAACCTATTTTAAAATTATATTGATCAATAAATTCCTGATATTCGTCTATAAATGGTTTCTTTTTATGATGAATTTCCTGATTTTTAATATAGTTCCTCACCGATTCAATCATAGATTCAGAAATAGAAACTGCAAAATATTCATCCTGCCATGCAAACCTTTCTTTAGTTAGTCTATTTTTATTAATCCAATAGGAAGACTCTCCTTTTAATAACTGAACAATTTTTTCTATATTTTGATTTGTACTTAAAGAAAGTAAACAATGACAATGATCAGAATAACCGTTAACCATATCCAAATAAATCCCTTTTTCTGAAGCATTTTCTTTGATATGCTTCCAAACTTTAATTCTTAGCTCTGAGGTATTGAGATAAGGAATTCTATTTCTAGTTGAAAAAACGAGATGAATATAAATTTTAATAAAAGACATTTGTGTTGTTTTTATCAAAAATATAAATTTCTTTTTTAGGTTTCGGCTAAAGCCAATTAAACTGTATAAATTGAAAAAACGGGCTAAAGCCCGTTCCTATTGATAACAATAATATTTAATATTTTCACTTACAAATTCGGCAAATATCTTTCCTCAATAATATTCAAATGATGCTTATTGTGCCCGATAATCAGTTTACCGATCGTTTCTACGGAAATCTGGTTTCCATTGGCTGTTCCTGTATTATTTAAAACCGACGGATCCAATGTTTCCAGTAAGATTTGTGAAGATTTCCTTACGGCTTGGTATTCTTCCAATAAAGAATCTAAACTTCTTGCATTGGCAAATGACTGATTGGCATACAATTCTTCATCAAAACCCGGCAATTCATTTCTGTCACCTCTTGCAAAAGCTAAAATTCTGTATTGAAAAACCCTTTCTGTATCCGACAGATGTAAAAGCAGTTCTTTCAATGTCCATTTTCCTTCAGCATAAGCAAAAAGCGATTGTTCTTCTGTAAGACCTGAATAAATCTCAACGGTTTTTTCTCCTGATTTTTTTAATTCTCCCAACCAATCTTCGGATTGAATTTGATCTAAATATCTCTGAATGTATTTTTGAAAATCTGTCATAAGTTTTAATCTAGTAATTTAACAGTGTAGCAATGTAACAATTTTAAAGATATTGGTAAACTGTTATATTGATACATTGTTGCATTATTTATTGGTCCATTCATAAAAATTTACTCCATCGTAAATTTCGAAACCACAACTTGGATATAATCTGTTGCCGATATCATTGGATTTACCTGTTTCAAGAAGCACTCCACAAGCATCCGTCGATTTTGCAAGTGCTTTAGCTTCTTCAATTAATTCTTTCGAATAGCCTTTTCCACGATGGTTTTCATTAACGTATAAATCATTCAGCAGCCAATAACGTTTCATTCTCGTTGAAGAAAACAATGGATATAATTGAACAAAGCCAACCAATTCCCCTTCATTTTCAGCTACAAAAATTTCAGAATCTTTGCTTTCAATCCTTTCCTTCAAAAAATTTTCTGCGGCAGAAACATCGGAATCTTTATGGTAAAAAATCCTGTACTGATCAAACAATTCAGACAATTGCTGTAGATCCTGAACGGTTGCTTTTCTTGTCTTTTTCATAGTTAATTATAAGTGATGGTCATAGCTCAATACGCGCTTCATTTTCCAGTTTTTATCGTCTAAAATCCAAAGAATCGTAAATTTGGCACGGCTACCTTTATTCCATTTTCCTTTATAGAATTCAGCGAAATCATGTTCTCCCTCCTGAATGAAAGCATATACAACATTATTGTTATACAAAGGATACACTTTCATACTGTTGGGAACTAATTCACGCTTCACTTTATTTGGTCCACCACAAATATTATTTTTGATCGAAGCAATGAAAGCTGCTTTTCCGGAAGTAATTCCGCCTTTGTCGTGGTAAAACTCCAGGTCGTCGCTGACGATAGCATCATAATGAGAAAGATCACATTTGTTAAATCCTATATCGAAGATAAGACTGTCTAATTTTTTTGCCGTTTTATACAATTCGTCGGTATTTTTTACCTGAGAATATGCAATCTGACTTAGAATTAATAACAACACAATTCGGATCTTTCTCATGATGTTTTATTTTTACTATTTTTTAATATTTTGTCATTCTGAATGAAACGAAGTGGAATGAAGAATCTCTCTTTATACAATCTGAGATTCTTCGTTTTACTCAGAATGACAAAGTGTGAACTTTATAATTAAGAAAAAGCTCTTTCCAAATCTGCGATCAGATCTTCCGCATCTTCGATTCCAACGCTTAAGCGAACCAAATCATCAGTAATTCTCAATTCTGCACGTTTTTCAGCAGGAATAGAAGCGTGAGTCATCAAAGCAGGATGATTAGCTAATGACTCTACTCCACCTAAAGATTCTGCCAAAGTGAAAACCT from Chryseobacterium camelliae includes these protein-coding regions:
- a CDS encoding L-threonylcarbamoyladenylate synthase, with amino-acid sequence MENIINILKSGGTILYPTDTIWGIGCDATNIEAVNKIFDIKKREKNKSMIILVESEKRLQDLVDVPEMAWEIIDLSEKPVTIVYENPRGLPKELLAEDGSIGIRLVKNDFCKKLITKLNKPLVSTSANFSGDKSPLKFSDISAEIIDLVDYAVEEDREKVSKYSGSSVIKIWGDNRIKVLRE
- the tnpA gene encoding IS200/IS605 family transposase, which gives rise to MSFIKIYIHLVFSTRNRIPYLNTSELRIKVWKHIKENASEKGIYLDMVNGYSDHCHCLLSLSTNQNIEKIVQLLKGESSYWINKNRLTKERFAWQDEYFAVSISESMIESVRNYIKNQEIHHKKKPFIDEYQEFIDQYNFKIGFG
- a CDS encoding DinB family protein encodes the protein MTDFQKYIQRYLDQIQSEDWLGELKKSGEKTVEIYSGLTEEQSLFAYAEGKWTLKELLLHLSDTERVFQYRILAFARGDRNELPGFDEELYANQSFANARSLDSLLEEYQAVRKSSQILLETLDPSVLNNTGTANGNQISVETIGKLIIGHNKHHLNIIEERYLPNL
- a CDS encoding GNAT family N-acetyltransferase, yielding MKKTRKATVQDLQQLSELFDQYRIFYHKDSDVSAAENFLKERIESKDSEIFVAENEGELVGFVQLYPLFSSTRMKRYWLLNDLYVNENHRGKGYSKELIEEAKALAKSTDACGVLLETGKSNDIGNRLYPSCGFEIYDGVNFYEWTNK
- a CDS encoding nuclear transport factor 2 family protein; translated protein: MRKIRIVLLLILSQIAYSQVKNTDELYKTAKKLDSLIFDIGFNKCDLSHYDAIVSDDLEFYHDKGGITSGKAAFIASIKNNICGGPNKVKRELVPNSMKVYPLYNNNVVYAFIQEGEHDFAEFYKGKWNKGSRAKFTILWILDDKNWKMKRVLSYDHHL